A genomic stretch from Phycisphaerae bacterium includes:
- a CDS encoding DUF4405 domain-containing protein, with amino-acid sequence MRRATLNLIIDVISFAILASMIATGLLVRFVLPPGSRGGRGLSLWNLDRHDWGDIHFGLAASLIGVLLIHLALHWSWVCQVARIAFGAPAHAPVSSVGVRRTVIGLGVVAGLTVLIAALLFFASANVSHLGPGHVALDEPGKEPILQPFLGQDTTSTAKQHHRRHRGSQQP; translated from the coding sequence ATGCGACGTGCAACGCTCAACCTGATCATCGATGTCATTTCATTTGCCATCCTGGCCTCCATGATCGCCACGGGCCTGCTCGTTCGTTTCGTCCTGCCGCCCGGTTCGCGCGGGGGGCGGGGTCTGTCGCTCTGGAACCTCGATCGGCACGACTGGGGAGACATCCATTTTGGGCTGGCCGCCTCTTTGATTGGCGTTTTGCTGATCCACCTCGCGCTGCATTGGAGCTGGGTCTGTCAGGTCGCCCGGATCGCCTTCGGAGCGCCGGCACATGCGCCCGTGTCGAGCGTGGGTGTACGACGAACGGTCATCGGTCTGGGCGTCGTGGCGGGACTCACCGTCCTGATCGCCGCGTTGCTCTTTTTTGCCTCGGCCAACGTCAGTCATCTTGGCCCTGGCCACGTCGCGCTGGATGAACCCGGAAAAGAGCCGATTCTGCAACCGTTCCTGGGCCAAGATACGACGTCCACGGCAAAGCAACATCATCGGAGGCATCGAGGGAGTCAACAACCATGA
- a CDS encoding 2-oxoacid:acceptor oxidoreductase family protein has product MIENYTLPVKDDLGFCNVLMTALGGDGANMGGKLLFKIGCAWFGLDGGYDARYGSEKKGTATDVSVRFCQVDTPVRQSGPTTTANFLVVFHDDLIEPLDLGAALAPQAVCIVNSVKPPEQIRRMLGMQGGKVVCLDATKIAFECKSRLNMPLVAALSHELGFPDEKVREVIAGQWPRAAEANMAAFSAALSGIHSQAFEGNGRAAAGPAAVTRGPLGWRNMLNGGTIDALTHSTLNRDNRVAGRGHVPRFDAAACNSCGICLTICSDPGGLLWREGRMLGIDEKFCKGCMRCVEVCPDTKKGKALTFDYA; this is encoded by the coding sequence GTGATCGAAAACTACACGCTGCCGGTAAAAGACGATCTGGGATTCTGCAATGTCCTGATGACGGCGCTGGGCGGGGACGGCGCCAACATGGGCGGCAAACTCCTCTTCAAGATCGGCTGCGCCTGGTTCGGGCTCGACGGCGGATACGACGCCCGCTACGGATCCGAAAAAAAAGGGACGGCGACGGACGTCTCCGTCCGATTCTGCCAGGTGGATACGCCGGTCCGCCAATCGGGACCGACCACCACGGCCAACTTTCTTGTGGTCTTTCACGACGACCTCATCGAGCCGCTGGACCTGGGGGCCGCCCTCGCGCCTCAGGCGGTCTGCATCGTGAATAGCGTCAAGCCGCCGGAACAGATTCGCCGTATGCTGGGGATGCAAGGCGGCAAGGTCGTGTGTCTCGATGCGACGAAGATCGCGTTTGAGTGCAAGAGCCGGCTGAACATGCCGCTCGTTGCCGCGCTGTCCCACGAGTTGGGGTTCCCGGACGAAAAGGTCAGGGAAGTCATCGCCGGCCAGTGGCCGCGGGCCGCCGAGGCCAACATGGCCGCTTTCTCCGCCGCCTTGTCCGGCATCCATTCTCAGGCCTTTGAAGGCAACGGCCGTGCCGCGGCGGGGCCGGCCGCAGTGACGCGCGGGCCCCTCGGCTGGCGCAACATGCTCAACGGCGGGACCATTGATGCCCTGACCCACTCGACTTTGAACCGCGACAACCGCGTCGCCGGCCGCGGACATGTCCCGCGCTTTGATGCCGCGGCGTGCAATTCGTGCGGAATCTGCCTCACCATCTGTTCCGATCCCGGCGGGCTGCTGTGGCGCGAAGGCCGAATGCTGGGCATTGACGAGAAGTTCTGCAAAGGGTGCATGCGCTGCGTCGAAGTCTGTCCGGACACCAAGAAGGGCAAGGCGCTGACGTTCGACTACGCCTGA
- a CDS encoding thiamine pyrophosphate-dependent enzyme: protein MSASLTELPPAVAPNPVARQSVWLGNGNEAVARAILDIGYDAEGYYPITPSSDVGEVVSKAFAEGKADLSFIVATSELAALGICTGVAVAGGRAVDVTSANGLLLKAEQMPAISGLGLPMVLNLSTRDVSAPLNIKNGHSDLYATLGWGWLTFLAPTVQAAYDMNIIAIRVAEAVNLPAIVAYDGFHTSHANRRIHVFADAEDVRRFVGPLPFKKTLKGEGGRFSLLDFGHPRTFGPYMNDDLINAKVQMDLKFAKAYEILPAIFKEFAALTGRSYAFVQQYGELGAERCLVALNTAGEAAKDAVDALNRRGEPVNLVIPTVLRPWPERQIVEALGDAGSIVVAERGSQYGANNYLANEIGAALQRRRNHASIIQRTYGIGGLNFTKDDALRMYADAVLDDEIVPKPTTSSRSPTADSDRPFFSFAPHKTYHGAWAGDESYHPQRTLDPLSAQQCSLNAGMDGKVNLKVLSNMPTRFEKHSACPGCGIFTSLNLFLRGIDGHVCLLFNTGCGMVVTTGYPLTSFKVPYFHNLFHNNSSTATGVVEMVKRFKRRGELPEDVTVISVSGDGGDDIGIDQVIGAALRNDPFIHFEYDNKGYMNTGAQLCYSGFKGQKNSNAHFGPQQTGKTTHHKEIIEILRGTFAPYLATCCESHALDMIRKARKAQTTVRAGGFAFVKALSVCPLNWGMDEHVGPSAVEAAVNACMHPLYEIEHGITRITVDPESSGKKIPITEALKKMGGAFAHLATPDYAAVAKEVQDEVDRRWARLKAMAASEIL, encoded by the coding sequence ATGTCCGCTTCTCTCACAGAACTACCGCCCGCCGTCGCGCCAAATCCCGTTGCCAGGCAATCCGTCTGGCTCGGCAACGGCAACGAGGCCGTTGCCCGGGCGATTCTTGACATCGGCTACGACGCCGAGGGGTACTATCCGATCACCCCGTCCTCGGACGTCGGCGAAGTCGTCTCCAAGGCCTTCGCCGAGGGCAAGGCTGACCTCTCCTTCATTGTCGCCACCAGCGAACTTGCGGCGCTGGGCATCTGCACGGGCGTCGCCGTCGCCGGCGGTCGCGCGGTGGATGTCACCAGCGCCAACGGCCTGCTGCTGAAGGCCGAGCAGATGCCCGCCATCTCCGGCCTGGGCCTGCCGATGGTGCTGAATCTCTCGACACGCGACGTGTCCGCCCCGCTCAACATCAAAAACGGACACTCCGACCTCTACGCCACGCTCGGCTGGGGCTGGCTCACGTTCCTCGCGCCGACGGTCCAGGCCGCGTACGACATGAACATCATCGCGATTCGCGTGGCCGAGGCCGTGAACCTGCCCGCCATCGTGGCCTATGACGGATTCCATACTTCGCATGCCAATCGGCGCATACACGTCTTCGCCGACGCCGAGGACGTTCGCCGCTTCGTCGGGCCGCTGCCGTTCAAGAAAACGCTTAAAGGCGAGGGTGGCCGCTTCAGCCTACTCGATTTCGGACACCCTCGTACCTTCGGCCCGTACATGAACGACGATCTGATCAACGCCAAGGTCCAGATGGACCTCAAGTTCGCGAAGGCGTATGAGATCCTGCCGGCGATTTTCAAGGAATTTGCGGCCCTGACCGGTCGATCGTACGCCTTCGTGCAGCAATACGGCGAACTCGGAGCGGAGCGCTGTCTCGTCGCGCTCAATACCGCCGGTGAGGCGGCCAAGGACGCCGTGGACGCGCTCAATCGCCGCGGCGAGCCCGTCAATCTCGTCATCCCCACGGTGTTGCGTCCGTGGCCCGAGAGGCAAATCGTCGAGGCGCTGGGCGACGCCGGATCCATCGTCGTCGCTGAGCGAGGCAGCCAGTACGGTGCGAACAACTATCTCGCGAATGAAATCGGTGCGGCCCTTCAGCGCCGTCGCAATCACGCCTCCATCATCCAGCGAACCTACGGCATTGGCGGTTTGAATTTCACCAAAGACGACGCGCTACGGATGTACGCTGATGCCGTACTCGACGACGAAATCGTCCCAAAGCCGACGACCTCGAGTCGCTCACCGACCGCCGATTCCGACCGCCCCTTCTTCTCCTTCGCCCCGCACAAGACCTATCACGGCGCCTGGGCCGGCGACGAGAGTTACCATCCGCAGCGCACTCTGGATCCCCTGAGCGCACAGCAGTGCTCGCTCAACGCCGGCATGGACGGCAAGGTCAACCTCAAGGTGCTGTCCAACATGCCGACGCGCTTTGAAAAGCACAGCGCGTGCCCCGGCTGCGGCATCTTCACCAGCCTGAACCTCTTCCTCCGTGGAATTGACGGCCATGTCTGCCTGCTCTTTAACACGGGCTGCGGCATGGTCGTCACCACTGGATATCCGCTGACCAGCTTCAAGGTCCCGTACTTCCACAATCTCTTTCATAACAATTCGTCCACGGCCACCGGCGTGGTCGAGATGGTCAAGCGCTTCAAACGCCGCGGCGAACTGCCCGAGGACGTGACCGTCATCTCCGTCAGCGGCGATGGCGGCGACGACATCGGCATCGACCAGGTCATCGGTGCGGCCCTCCGCAACGACCCGTTCATTCACTTCGAATACGACAACAAGGGCTACATGAACACCGGCGCGCAGCTCTGCTACAGCGGCTTCAAAGGCCAGAAAAACAGCAACGCGCACTTCGGCCCGCAGCAAACCGGGAAGACGACGCACCACAAGGAGATCATCGAGATCCTCCGCGGCACTTTCGCACCGTACCTGGCGACGTGCTGCGAGTCGCACGCCCTCGACATGATCCGCAAGGCCCGCAAGGCCCAGACGACCGTCCGCGCCGGCGGGTTTGCTTTTGTGAAGGCCCTCTCCGTCTGTCCGCTGAACTGGGGTATGGACGAGCACGTCGGCCCGTCGGCGGTCGAGGCCGCGGTGAATGCCTGCATGCACCCGCTCTATGAGATCGAGCACGGCATCACCCGCATCACCGTGGACCCGGAGTCCAGCGGCAAGAAGATCCCGATCACGGAAGCGCTGAAGAAAATGGGCGGGGCCTTTGCACATCTCGCGACGCCCGACTATGCAGCCGTGGCCAAGGAGGTCCAGGACGAAGTTGATCGCCGCTGGGCGCGGCTCAAGGCCATGGCGGCCAGTGAGATCCTGTAG
- a CDS encoding hemerythrin domain-containing protein — MNMREMACWLREEHNKLNVLSAALQEKTAVVPRIHQQKWIADVRESFDHLRAHLTKHMSLEERDGYMLPIVERRPMLSREVDRLAHEHGEMQRLLNDIHEDLGRLHPEDALLIRDACRRIQNLLQYVEHHEKDENLLVMSTYGEDLGTED, encoded by the coding sequence ATGAACATGCGCGAGATGGCCTGTTGGCTGCGCGAAGAACACAACAAGCTCAACGTCCTGTCCGCCGCGTTGCAGGAAAAGACCGCCGTTGTCCCGCGCATCCATCAGCAGAAGTGGATCGCCGACGTGCGGGAGTCGTTCGACCACCTCCGCGCCCACCTGACCAAGCACATGTCCCTGGAGGAACGCGACGGATACATGCTGCCGATCGTGGAGAGGCGGCCGATGCTGTCCCGCGAAGTGGACCGGCTGGCACATGAGCATGGGGAGATGCAGCGGCTGCTCAACGATATCCACGAGGACCTGGGCCGGTTGCACCCGGAAGATGCGCTGCTGATCCGCGACGCCTGTCGGCGGATCCAAAACCTGCTCCAGTACGTGGAACACCATGAAAAGGACGAGAATCTGCTGGTGATGTCGACGTATGGCGAGGATCTCGGGACGGAGGATTGA
- a CDS encoding CBS domain-containing protein, giving the protein MLVNDYMTPDPLTVSTDERVERIAELIRAHGIRQVPVVDNAHRLVGIVTDRDLRSAGGFDRKAEAQLVAEDVMSTNLVTIIPGADLAEAAHLLYEHRVGALPVVMGEHVVGMLSTRDLLRRLIELSEENVTLAAHHYDPAYPF; this is encoded by the coding sequence ATGCTCGTCAACGATTACATGACGCCGGACCCTTTGACCGTGTCCACGGATGAGCGCGTCGAGCGGATCGCCGAGTTGATCCGCGCGCATGGCATCCGGCAGGTGCCGGTGGTGGACAACGCCCATCGACTCGTTGGGATCGTGACCGACCGAGACCTTCGGTCGGCCGGCGGTTTCGACAGGAAGGCCGAGGCCCAGCTTGTGGCCGAGGATGTCATGAGCACGAACCTGGTGACAATCATCCCAGGCGCGGACCTGGCCGAAGCGGCGCATCTGCTCTACGAGCATCGCGTCGGCGCGCTACCGGTCGTGATGGGCGAACACGTCGTGGGGATGCTCTCGACACGCGATCTGCTTCGACGGCTGATTGAGCTGTCGGAGGAAAACGTTACGCTCGCCGCGCATCACTATGATCCGGCGTATCCGTTCTGA
- a CDS encoding protoglobin domain-containing protein has translation MPIDSTPEKPRKGPSDRAPAAPSPSPDRPVRLARLRRYNPGVPHELFEEMKQYVGFDEADARALMELKAPLSGCFSEVIEVFYTTLSRHPRAKAVFAIDPGMIERLKKSLRLWLTELFEGRYDDAYYDRRARIGRTHVRVDLPQHYMFTAMNVVRLGLATKIRELKPPDIDRKLGALHKLLDIELAIMNETYREDLVSRLQAIEQDHYQTKLNKSEHLAAVGELAASLAHEIKNPLAGISGAIQILGQELDDDHPHKEIIEEALRQIDRLDAAVKDLLIYARPKPPVTAPVPIYQLLQRALVLLREEPAFRGVRIECNPADSESAMEIDEAQIQQVLTNLLINAAHACQNGGTIQCRVLPAATSKKIVIEDDGIGMTRDVLDRAFEPFYTTKAKGTGLGLAICKRIVESHGGTITLDSRPGHGTRVTVELPERVGFAETGIS, from the coding sequence ATGCCAATCGATTCCACGCCGGAAAAGCCTCGAAAAGGCCCATCCGATAGGGCGCCCGCTGCGCCGTCCCCTTCGCCAGATCGACCGGTTCGGCTTGCTCGCCTTAGGCGATATAATCCCGGTGTGCCACACGAGTTATTCGAGGAAATGAAGCAGTATGTCGGCTTTGACGAGGCTGATGCTAGGGCCTTGATGGAGCTTAAGGCCCCCCTGTCCGGGTGTTTTTCGGAAGTGATAGAGGTCTTTTACACAACTCTCTCTCGCCATCCTCGCGCCAAAGCTGTTTTTGCAATCGACCCGGGGATGATCGAGCGGCTCAAGAAGTCCCTCCGTCTGTGGCTCACCGAACTCTTCGAGGGCCGGTATGACGACGCCTATTACGATCGCCGGGCGCGGATCGGAAGAACCCATGTGCGGGTGGATCTCCCGCAGCACTATATGTTTACGGCAATGAACGTCGTTCGCCTGGGGCTCGCGACAAAGATCCGTGAACTCAAACCCCCCGACATCGACCGTAAGCTCGGGGCTCTGCATAAGCTGCTCGACATCGAACTGGCCATTATGAACGAGACCTACCGGGAGGACCTCGTCTCTCGACTGCAGGCCATCGAACAAGACCATTATCAAACCAAGCTCAACAAGTCGGAGCATCTGGCGGCGGTCGGGGAACTTGCCGCTTCCCTCGCCCACGAGATCAAAAACCCCCTCGCGGGTATCAGTGGGGCGATTCAGATCCTCGGTCAGGAACTCGACGACGATCATCCGCACAAGGAGATCATCGAGGAGGCCTTGCGCCAGATCGACCGACTGGACGCCGCCGTCAAGGATCTCCTGATTTACGCACGGCCCAAGCCGCCCGTCACGGCGCCCGTCCCCATCTATCAGCTTCTGCAGCGGGCGCTGGTGCTGCTGCGCGAAGAGCCGGCGTTTCGAGGCGTGCGTATTGAGTGCAACCCGGCCGATAGTGAATCGGCGATGGAGATCGACGAGGCCCAAATCCAGCAAGTCCTGACCAATTTATTGATTAATGCGGCACATGCTTGTCAAAACGGCGGTACCATACAATGTCGCGTGCTGCCCGCTGCGACTTCCAAAAAGATTGTCATCGAGGACGACGGCATCGGCATGACCCGCGACGTTCTCGATCGAGCCTTCGAGCCCTTCTACACGACCAAGGCCAAGGGGACCGGGCTGGGCCTGGCCATCTGCAAGCGAATCGTGGAATCGCACGGAGGGACCATCACGCTGGACAGCCGCCCCGGCCACGGTACTCGGGTCACCGTCGAACTGCCGGAACGCGTGGGTTTCGCTGAAACGGGAATTTCATGA
- a CDS encoding sigma-54 dependent transcriptional regulator codes for MNKPRILIIEDEKLIRWTLRQRFVEEGYSADEAPTATEGLTKLGDELFDLVMLDYKLPDKTGLEVLRKLRESDKDIVVLMMTAYSNVENAVEAMKLGAIDYVGKPFKMDELMLTVAKALETTRLKRELRDLRTRLQGEFGFDRILGRCPAMTKLFGVICDVARSGSSTVFLCGESGTGKDLVAKTVHYNSDRAHRPFMNITCTAIPENLLESELFGHERGAFTDAKQKKRGLIELADGGTVFLDEVGDMPPVLQAKLLRFLEEKSFRRVGGVKEISVDVRVIAATNRDIQKIIKEGKFREDLYYRLNVVSIDLPPLRARGEDIELLTTHFVDHFAREFKKNVKRVTPETQEKLNGYAWPGNVRELRNVIERAVLLCKGEAIVPEDLALGRSEPAPWSGDVESFALPTSGFDLNKLNELESHLLREAMTRTKNNQVQAAQLLNLTRDRLRYKLQKYRLL; via the coding sequence ATGAATAAGCCTCGCATCCTGATCATCGAAGACGAGAAGCTAATTCGCTGGACGTTGCGCCAACGCTTCGTCGAGGAGGGCTACAGTGCGGACGAGGCCCCGACAGCGACCGAGGGGCTTACCAAGCTTGGCGACGAACTCTTCGATCTCGTCATGCTGGACTACAAGCTGCCCGACAAGACGGGCCTGGAGGTCCTGCGCAAGCTGCGCGAGTCCGACAAGGACATCGTCGTTCTGATGATGACGGCCTATAGCAACGTGGAAAATGCTGTGGAAGCGATGAAGTTGGGCGCCATCGACTATGTCGGCAAGCCCTTCAAAATGGACGAGCTGATGCTGACCGTCGCGAAGGCGCTGGAGACGACGCGACTGAAGCGCGAGCTTCGCGACTTGCGGACCAGGTTGCAGGGGGAATTCGGCTTTGACCGCATTCTGGGACGCTGCCCGGCGATGACGAAGCTTTTTGGCGTCATTTGCGATGTCGCCAGAAGCGGCTCATCGACGGTCTTTCTTTGCGGCGAGAGCGGCACGGGAAAGGACCTCGTGGCCAAGACCGTCCATTACAATTCGGATCGCGCCCACCGCCCCTTTATGAACATTACCTGCACCGCGATCCCCGAAAACCTATTGGAGAGCGAACTTTTCGGTCACGAGCGCGGCGCGTTCACCGACGCCAAACAAAAGAAGCGAGGGTTGATTGAATTGGCGGACGGTGGGACGGTATTCCTCGACGAAGTCGGGGACATGCCGCCCGTTCTTCAGGCCAAGCTGCTTCGGTTTCTCGAAGAAAAGTCCTTTCGCCGCGTGGGCGGCGTCAAGGAAATCTCCGTGGACGTGCGCGTCATCGCGGCGACCAACCGGGATATCCAGAAAATCATCAAAGAGGGGAAGTTTCGCGAAGACCTGTACTACCGACTGAACGTGGTCAGCATCGATCTGCCGCCGTTACGCGCCCGCGGCGAGGATATTGAACTGCTCACGACTCACTTTGTGGACCACTTCGCCCGCGAGTTCAAGAAAAACGTCAAACGCGTGACGCCGGAGACACAGGAGAAGCTCAACGGCTACGCCTGGCCGGGTAATGTGCGAGAACTGCGAAACGTGATTGAACGCGCGGTTTTGTTGTGCAAGGGCGAAGCGATCGTCCCCGAGGATCTGGCCCTGGGCCGGTCAGAGCCGGCTCCGTGGTCCGGCGATGTGGAGAGCTTCGCGCTTCCGACGTCAGGCTTCGACCTCAACAAGCTCAACGAACTGGAATCGCATCTGTTGCGGGAGGCGATGACGCGCACGAAAAACAATCAGGTCCAGGCCGCACAATTGTTAAACCTGACGCGCGATCGCCTGCGCTACAAGCTGCAAAAATACCGGCTCCTTTAA